From a region of the Campylobacter sp. MIT 99-7217 genome:
- a CDS encoding tail protein X produces the protein MSELYIAKDNERLDSVVYKHYKSLENFEQVLELNPNLEPILKAGDRIILPKFKLKEKEQEALW, from the coding sequence ATGAGTGAGCTTTATATAGCTAAGGATAATGAAAGACTTGATAGCGTTGTTTATAAGCATTATAAAAGCTTGGAAAATTTTGAGCAAGTTTTAGAGCTAAATCCAAATTTAGAGCCTATTTTAAAGGCTGGAGATAGGATAATTTTACCAAAATTTAAGCTAAAAGAAAAAGAACAGGAAGCTCTATGGTAA
- a CDS encoding phage tail tape measure protein, with the protein MQDLGLSFGISLAFQGFKEFAKNTEALKRFSANLDQSTKSVKSLNKSIENLEKSKAKIKAIGQEFGALKGELMAKGASSLAISVPVKISANLEDDMNNINAFLNTNNESLSILRKNFLKLSSDIGMNVNELAKFGEAGARLGIKSESQLLKFSELGAKYSQVFKLNNEESINFMSKLSNIYKLNTKDMQNLGDKIIAVAKASNVSAGSVAKIMNEVGGDAKLIGMSAEGTAALSAALASATKDEGEAISTFKAFTGVMSNLNNASDDMKAKFLSLGLSTEQLSAYFKQDASGAVNVLLNQIKTLPKEEMTDFLNSVFGTGAAGMMQNLVDNTNKYEDALNSLKNTKIGALNNEFQKIGNSTNASFAKLSASMANLSASIGEALAPALTLVMNSISSLINFVRQIIDTFPNLSKVVGALVVVLTGASVALTALKVGFLAARFAMAQFAFMIKAVSVAFNILKIAFLTNPIGLILMAIVAIAALVIMNWDKVKAFFIGFIEKIGSIFSAFGDFFKGIWQGIGDFFSSLWEGLFSWFSSKFEWLSNAFSKIKDIAKSVASFFGFSDDEKEVRSDEKIKQSEVKNSLTNKQSVETKTSTSVNVSVNGTFNISSNNGVFDLGAFAKEVEKSVLMALNQNADKKAQTTIWG; encoded by the coding sequence ATGCAAGATTTAGGACTTAGTTTTGGTATATCTTTGGCATTTCAAGGTTTTAAAGAATTTGCTAAAAATACTGAGGCTTTAAAAAGATTTAGTGCTAATTTAGACCAAAGCACAAAAAGTGTTAAATCCTTAAATAAAAGCATTGAAAATCTTGAAAAATCAAAAGCAAAAATCAAAGCAATAGGCCAAGAATTTGGTGCTTTAAAAGGCGAGCTTATGGCTAAAGGTGCAAGTTCTTTAGCTATCAGTGTGCCTGTAAAAATCAGTGCTAATCTTGAAGATGATATGAACAATATCAATGCCTTTTTAAACACAAACAATGAAAGCTTAAGCATTTTACGAAAGAACTTTTTAAAGCTAAGCTCTGATATAGGAATGAATGTTAATGAGCTTGCTAAATTTGGCGAAGCAGGAGCAAGACTTGGGATAAAAAGCGAGAGCCAACTTCTAAAATTTAGCGAGCTTGGTGCTAAATATAGCCAAGTTTTCAAGCTAAACAATGAAGAAAGCATTAATTTTATGAGCAAGCTTTCTAACATTTATAAACTAAACACCAAAGATATGCAAAATCTTGGAGATAAGATTATAGCTGTGGCTAAAGCAAGCAATGTAAGTGCAGGAAGTGTCGCTAAGATAATGAATGAGGTAGGAGGCGATGCAAAGCTTATCGGTATGAGTGCTGAGGGCACAGCTGCTTTAAGTGCTGCTTTAGCTAGTGCGACTAAAGATGAGGGCGAAGCTATTTCAACTTTTAAGGCATTTACAGGCGTTATGAGCAATTTAAATAATGCAAGCGATGATATGAAAGCTAAATTTTTAAGCTTAGGTCTTAGCACAGAACAATTAAGTGCTTATTTTAAACAAGATGCAAGCGGTGCGGTTAATGTGCTTTTAAATCAAATCAAAACCCTGCCTAAAGAAGAAATGACTGATTTTTTAAACTCAGTTTTTGGCACAGGTGCAGCAGGCATGATGCAAAATTTAGTTGATAATACAAACAAGTATGAAGATGCCTTAAATTCTTTAAAAAATACAAAAATAGGTGCTTTAAATAATGAATTTCAAAAAATAGGAAATTCTACAAATGCAAGCTTTGCAAAGCTTAGTGCTAGTATGGCAAATCTAAGTGCGAGCATAGGAGAAGCTTTAGCTCCTGCTTTAACGCTTGTAATGAATAGCATCTCTTCTTTGATTAATTTTGTAAGGCAAATCATCGATACTTTTCCAAATTTAAGCAAGGTGGTAGGAGCTTTGGTTGTAGTTTTAACAGGAGCTAGCGTAGCTCTTACAGCCCTAAAAGTAGGCTTTTTAGCCGCACGCTTTGCCATGGCACAATTTGCCTTTATGATTAAGGCTGTAAGTGTGGCTTTTAATATCCTAAAAATCGCCTTTTTAACTAATCCCATAGGACTTATTTTAATGGCTATTGTTGCTATTGCAGCACTTGTTATCATGAACTGGGATAAGGTTAAAGCTTTTTTTATAGGTTTTATAGAAAAAATTGGCTCTATTTTTAGTGCGTTTGGGGATTTTTTCAAAGGGATTTGGCAGGGCATTGGGGATTTTTTCAGCTCTTTGTGGGAGGGGCTTTTTTCTTGGTTTTCTTCTAAATTTGAATGGCTTAGCAATGCTTTTTCCAAGATCAAAGATATAGCCAAAAGCGTGGCTTCTTTTTTTGGCTTTTCAGATGATGAAAAAGAAGTTCGAAGTGATGAAAAAATAAAGCAAAGCGAAGTAAAAAACTCTCTTACAAACAAACAAAGCGTAGAAACAAAAACAAGCACCAGCGTTAATGTAAGCGTTAATGGCACTTTTAACATAAGCTCAAATAATGGGGTCTTTGATTTGGGGGCTTTTGCAAAAGAGGTTGAAAAAAGCGTGTTGATGGCTTTAAATCAAAACGCAGATAAAAAAGCACAAACTACGATTTGGGGGTAA
- a CDS encoding phage tail sheath family protein, producing the protein MAADFGVNVNITNEAASPISVQSDTPIGIAASIKNLSKKAIYEKAGFSEIEENPIFAFTKVEKAKAFVADLIKEQNLSDFRLYDSLTCIEAQGVNCVIVLSFFIEEADDDINACINAINAFKNAVHRTGFKPDLIIAPYYSHEAPIKAALESVASKLKITAITDLYATSTGEALNAMKAYSSKRLIACWPFVQIYSSTGYKYVPQSPIIAAMIAATDASEEYGFSNSYSNRVLQGVTGVEYIIDFELGEQCDANTLRKAHISTVILYEGFRSWGGETSDQDSIWQDLARVRIFDRISIAAQKASFKAVDKKASELYFVKLSVEELLRALKGAKVLVGYEVSWNEELNTAANVSAGKFYLDIKMMNNPIVKLITLEFAYTDDWADELLNTISGE; encoded by the coding sequence ATGGCAGCAGATTTTGGAGTGAATGTAAATATCACAAATGAAGCCGCAAGCCCTATCAGCGTGCAAAGTGATACGCCAATAGGCATAGCAGCAAGTATAAAAAATCTTTCAAAAAAGGCTATTTATGAAAAGGCTGGTTTTAGCGAGATAGAGGAAAACCCTATTTTTGCTTTTACAAAGGTGGAAAAGGCTAAGGCTTTTGTGGCGGATTTGATCAAGGAGCAAAACTTAAGCGATTTTAGACTTTATGATAGCTTGACTTGTATCGAGGCTCAGGGGGTTAATTGTGTGATTGTTTTAAGCTTTTTCATTGAAGAGGCTGATGATGATATAAATGCTTGCATTAATGCTATCAATGCTTTTAAAAATGCTGTGCATAGAACAGGCTTTAAGCCTGATCTTATCATCGCACCTTATTATTCGCACGAAGCGCCCATTAAGGCTGCCTTAGAAAGCGTGGCAAGCAAGCTTAAAATCACAGCCATTACAGACCTTTACGCCACAAGCACAGGCGAGGCTTTAAATGCCATGAAAGCTTATAGCTCAAAGCGTCTTATTGCTTGCTGGCCTTTTGTGCAAATTTATTCAAGCACAGGATATAAATATGTCCCACAAAGTCCTATCATCGCAGCGATGATAGCAGCAACTGATGCAAGTGAAGAATATGGCTTTAGCAATTCTTATTCTAACCGAGTTTTGCAAGGCGTTACAGGGGTTGAATACATCATAGACTTTGAGCTTGGCGAGCAATGCGATGCAAATACATTAAGAAAGGCTCATATAAGCACGGTGATTTTATATGAGGGCTTTAGAAGCTGGGGTGGGGAAACCTCAGATCAAGATAGCATTTGGCAAGATCTTGCAAGAGTAAGGATCTTTGATAGGATAAGCATAGCAGCACAAAAGGCAAGCTTTAAGGCTGTGGATAAAAAGGCGAGCGAGCTTTATTTTGTAAAGCTTAGTGTAGAAGAGCTTTTAAGGGCTTTAAAGGGTGCTAAGGTGCTTGTGGGCTATGAAGTATCATGGAATGAAGAGCTTAATACCGCAGCTAATGTAAGTGCTGGAAAATTTTATCTAGATATTAAAATGATGAATAATCCTATCGTTAAGCTTATCACGCTTGAGTTTGCTTACACTGATGATTGGGCGGATGAGCTTTTAAACACCATTAGTGGCGAATAA
- a CDS encoding phage tail protein has translation MIFCLGEFKFEALNVDELEKSYEYGITSVARINNHNALISISKENESIKISGKTLPLKKDKNTYLDTLRQMASKNQSYAMCSASGLYFGKFVILSISEKQSAFLEGSGFLTQSFELNLQRDF, from the coding sequence ATGATATTTTGCTTAGGTGAGTTTAAATTTGAAGCTTTAAATGTAGATGAGCTTGAAAAAAGCTATGAATATGGTATCACAAGTGTTGCTCGCATTAATAATCACAATGCACTCATTAGCATTTCTAAAGAAAATGAAAGCATTAAAATAAGTGGCAAAACCTTGCCACTGAAAAAGGATAAAAACACTTATTTGGATACTTTAAGGCAAATGGCAAGCAAAAATCAAAGCTATGCAATGTGCAGTGCTAGTGGGCTTTATTTTGGAAAATTTGTGATTTTAAGTATCAGTGAAAAACAAAGTGCTTTTTTAGAGGGCAGTGGCTTTTTAACACAAAGCTTTGAGCTAAATTTACAAAGGGATTTTTAA
- a CDS encoding phage tail assembly protein codes for MSKIIKLSNGQEIKFNPPTAGMLRRSMDMQKGEGSRAFYIIGECTNMSLEELDKLSLEDITLLSNELNEYQTPSSSAK; via the coding sequence ATGTCAAAAATAATTAAATTATCAAATGGGCAGGAAATTAAATTTAATCCCCCAACAGCTGGAATGCTCCGTCGTTCTATGGATATGCAAAAAGGTGAAGGCTCAAGAGCTTTTTATATCATCGGCGAATGCACTAATATGAGTTTAGAGGAGTTAGATAAGTTAAGCTTAGAAGATATCACGCTTTTAAGCAATGAATTAAACGAGTATCAAACTCCCAGTAGCAGCGCTAAATAA
- a CDS encoding phage major tail tube protein yields MFNKIPQVIEQANCFIDGYGYAGVARDITLPVIEQEVLESKGALSANYGTGVFKAMQTSFKISEMGEQAFQAFGANTFSKAKIPLIFKASIHQSGSGKEVPFVVEINGEFTSMTPPSIVAGGEFTSEIKIDVHFIKITMDGKRLFLADVKNLILEFNGVDKMAEVKANLSL; encoded by the coding sequence ATGTTTAATAAAATACCTCAAGTCATCGAACAAGCAAATTGTTTCATAGACGGATATGGCTATGCTGGAGTAGCAAGGGACATTACCTTGCCTGTTATAGAGCAAGAAGTTTTAGAAAGTAAAGGAGCTTTAAGTGCAAATTACGGCACAGGCGTTTTTAAAGCAATGCAAACTAGTTTTAAAATCAGCGAAATGGGAGAGCAAGCTTTTCAAGCTTTTGGTGCAAATACTTTTTCTAAAGCAAAGATCCCCCTTATCTTTAAAGCAAGCATTCATCAAAGTGGCTCAGGCAAAGAAGTGCCCTTTGTGGTGGAAATAAACGGAGAATTTACCTCAATGACTCCACCTTCTATCGTAGCAGGAGGAGAATTTACAAGTGAAATAAAAATTGATGTGCATTTTATAAAAATCACAATGGATGGCAAAAGGCTATTTTTAGCTGATGTGAAAAATCTCATTTTAGAATTTAATGGCGTGGATAAAATGGCAGAAGTAAAAGCAAATTTAAGTTTATAA